One window of the Mytilus galloprovincialis chromosome 14, xbMytGall1.hap1.1, whole genome shotgun sequence genome contains the following:
- the LOC143059670 gene encoding tRNA wybutosine-synthesizing protein 5-like produces MTSSTSSCQKKIQVSVLTNVTQNQFVNEIYPKRLPVIIRGQDIGPCIDCWKSMEYLGKKGGSKEVKIHVSPTPQMDFINKNFLYRSLPFNELVKRAGADKQTEYFISETEKYYLRAVGDNPRTDIADINKQFPELAEDISIPPFFSPDRFFSSVFRISSNGIQLWTHYDVMDNILIQVTGSKRVVLFSPQDANYMYLNGDKSEVLDIDNPDLEKYPNFINATRYEGVLQAGDILFIPALWFHNVIALEFGIAVNVFWKHLDDNLYDNKDTYGNKDLTPASRAMQIMDRAMKALEELPDSYKDFYARRLITRIERKCLQKSFPP; encoded by the exons AGACTGCCAGTAATTATACGGGGACAAGACATCGGACCATGTATTGATTGTTGGAAGTCCATGGAATATCTAGGGAAGAAGGGAGGAAGTAAAGAagtcaaaatacatgtatcaccAACTCCACAGATGGATTTCATCAATAAAAACTTTTTGTACAG ATCTTTGCCATTCAATGAATTAGTAAAGAGAGCAGGAGCAGATAAACAAACAGAATACTTTATATCAGAA acaGAGAAGTATTATCTGAGAGCTGTTGGAGATAATCCAAGGACAGATATAGcagatataaataaacaatttccaGAATTAGCAGAAGACATCAGTATTCCACCATTCTTCAGTCCAGATCGCTTTTTCTCAAGTGTTTTTAGAATATCATCAAATGGTATACAGTTGTGGACTCATTATGAT GTTATGGATAATATTTTAATTCAAGTGACAGGATCAAAAAGAGTTGTGCTATTCAGTCCACAAGATGCTAATTATATGTACTTAAATG GAGACAAGTCCGAGGTGTTAGATATTGATAACCCTGACTTAGAGAAATATCCAAACTTTATCAATGCTACTCGTTATGAAGGAGTTTTACAAGCTGGGGATATTTTATTCATTCCAG CACTATGGTTCCACAATGTGATAGCCTTAGAATTTGGTATAGCAGTGAATGTGTTCTGGAAACATTTAGATGACAATTTGTATGATAacaaagatacatatggtaacaAAGATTTAACGCCTGCTAGTAGAGCTATGCAGATCATGGACAGAGCTATGAAAGCACTAGAGGAACTACCAGACAGTTATAAAGATTTCTATGCTAGGAGGCTTATTACAAGGATAGAAAGGAAATGTTTACAAAAGTCATTTCCACCATAG